The genomic interval GTCAAATAAGCTTCATGACTTTACACAGGAAGTCATTCGCGAAATAGCAAGTCAAGATACCAGCTTTGAGGAGTGGGCACAAGCAACTTTCACTATTCACACAGTAGGTCCCGGAAGTAAGCAATGGCTTGCTCTAGTGTCACAAAACGGTCAAGAGGTAGGTTACTTAATTGTTGGCTTAAATGAGCAGGAAGAATTTGTCCTGGTAGAGTATGGAACTGGATTTGAGTATATTCTTAATTCGGATACTTTTGGGGAGAAACACTCTCCTGAACAGCCTATGACTCAGGAACCTCAGCCTACCATGATCTACAGTGGATTATTCATGGGTCAAGAGTTTCAGGGTTCTCCTCAGAACTTCTTAACGGGAGAAGTATACGAGCATGTTGACCTCTCTTTAGTTCAACCTTCATGGGCTGGACAAAAGGTTCAGAAGCTCTTAAACCATACTGAGGCCAAGACTCTTGCTGCTGATCCCATTGTCTATTATGGGAGCTCACATGAAATAGCTACGGAACTAGAAGAATCCCATTCCTATATGTATGTAGCAGAGCTGTTACCGCAGGTCACAGCCCTATACACAGTCCAAGGCTGGCATAATTGGAGTATAGCTCCTTCGTCAGATAAAACTGCTCAGACTGATGAAATAAGCATACAAGATGAAGGAGTTTATGTTGCCCTTGAAGAAGATGAAGGAACTCGGTATCTTGCTTTATCTTATTTAAAAGAACAAGGCAGCTTTCAAATTATTGAGTAGCTGCCTTTTATCTTCTTTTCTTAAAGAACATACTAAGGGCTTGTGGAACCAAACCAAACCAATGCTGTTTCCAGTGCCCCTGCTGTTCTTTTTTTTGTCTTCTTTGCTCTTTCCTCACATCCTTAGGTGTATCCATTCTCTGAACGGCCTGCTGAGTCATAAACTTAACAAGATCTTGAAATGACATGCATTGTTCCACCTCCTGCAAGAGTTAAGCAATTAAGCATAGGATTCTCATCGGGTCTTTCAATTGTTTTCTTTGCTTTTTAGTTACAGTTTTTCCTATCTAAA from Bacillus horti carries:
- a CDS encoding YqzE family protein encodes the protein MSFQDLVKFMTQQAVQRMDTPKDVRKEQRRQKKEQQGHWKQHWFGLVPQALSMFFKKRR